A window from Littorina saxatilis isolate snail1 linkage group LG9, US_GU_Lsax_2.0, whole genome shotgun sequence encodes these proteins:
- the LOC138977226 gene encoding tripartite motif-containing protein 2-like produces the protein MATGGNDAESAICAVCLDIYRDPKFLPCHHTFCAQCITDVANRHTGGTFPCPSCRKPTSLPQGGVAAPQANFYIKKQSENNEENSEEMCKLHKKRELELFCVRCQEAICINCKMTKHEQHQTDDLHTAIQHKHKELLTKKTLLQKAEKHLRESLKTTRAEQQALLDKKAAVEKNIRDRHAVMVAAADKFRDEALGSLCSVSTDIDIGIDQILKQQEGDLEKCFDIQRQVERACNSGRASDVITVVQEMKTGRGSEQAIKKLTPQGLETVYRPVLSFKVTGNVILQTTRDFVGTVTKMEMEVAAPEVRVVKRFPCGLEADIEVFSLCHDDEDPPVVRVSFERRQLKEDAPGELYSEDGQYKQNDDEVGKVSNKRYAKG, from the coding sequence ATGGCTACTGGTGGCAACGACGCTGAGTCTGCAATATGTGCTGTGTGCTTGGACATCTACCGTGACCCTAAGTTCCTGCCGTGCCATCACACGTTCTGTGCCCAGTGTATCACTGACGTCGCTAACCGTCACACGGGGGGTACCTTCCCCTGTCCCTCCTGTCGCAAGCCCACCTCTCTGCCCCAAGGGGGAGTGGCCGCCCCGCAGGCCAACTTTTACATCAAGAAACAGTCAGAGAATAATGAGGAGAACAGCGAGGAGATGTGTAAACTCCACAAGAAGAGAGAGCTGGAGTTGTTCTGTGTCAGGTGCCAAGAGGCCATCTGTATCAACTGTAAGATGACCAAACACGAGCAGCACCAGACAGATGACCTTCACACAGCCatccaacacaaacacaaagaactACTCACTAAAAAGACTCTCTTGCAGAAAGCAGAGAAACATCTCAGGGAAAGTCTGAAGACGACGAGAGCAGAGCAGCAGGCCCTGCTGGACAAGAAGGCGGCAGTGGAGAAAAACATACGTGACCGACACGCCGTCATGGTAGCCGCTGCCGACAAGTTCAGAGATGAGGCCCTGGGCTCGCTTTGTTCTGTCAGCACTGACATTGACATCGGCATTGATCAGATCCTAAAACAGCAAGAAGGCGACCTGGAGAAATGTTTTGATATTCAGCGACAAGTTGAACGTGCCTGTAACAGCGGAAGAgcgagtgacgtcatcactgTTGTCCAGGAGATGAAGACAGGACGCGGCAGTGAGCAAGCTATCAAGAAGCTGACGCCACAAGGGCTGGAAACTGTCTATCGTCCTGTTCTAAGCTTCAAGGTAACTGGTAATGTCATACTGCAAACGACACGTGACTTCGTGGGCACGGTGACCAAGATGGAGATGGAGGTTGCTGCGCCTGAAGTGAGGGTGGTGAAGCGGTTCCCGTGTGGGCTGGAGGCTGACATTGAGGTCTTTTCTCTCTGTCATGATGATGAAGACCCGCCTGTTGTGAGGGTGTCGTTTGAACGGCGCCAGTTGAAAGAAGACGCTCCCGGGGAACTTTACAGTGAGGATGGGCAATACAAGCAAAATGATGATGAGGTCGGTAAAGTGTCAAACAAACGATATGCCAAAGGA
- the LOC138976270 gene encoding uncharacterized protein: protein MRPGFRAGYIDTYCKSLNTAHFRMNNNLSGKAEVDIVTVSIDPFKAEHKTQFNINVGAHRAFDVDDTEQFFVVVEEPQLPDVWRKVKLYRRQRVKAISTYSPPAHLPCYQPSDVCFYRLGGQNVLLVTDEENDAIHVVDVSGGCLRFVRYLAPGCPWLIQPTAITVDLSARLWLACRGGTIICMEPVDT, encoded by the coding sequence ATGAGACCAGGCTTTCGGGCAGGCTACATAGACACATACTGCAAATCACTGAACACAGCACACTTCAGAATGAACAACAATTTGTCAGGAAAGGCAGAGGTCGACATTGTCACGGTATCTATAGACCCATTCAAGGCAGAACACAAAACACAGTTCAACATCAACGTGGGAGCCCATCGTGCATTCGACGTGGACGACACGGAGCAGTTCTTCGTGGTGGTGGAAGAGCCCCAGCTCCCCGACGTGTGGCGCAAAGTGAAACTGTACCGACGACAGAGAGTGAAAGCCATCAGCACCTACAGCCCTCCTGCACATCTCCCTTGCTACCAGCCGTCCGACGTGTGTTTCTACAGGCTGGGCGGTCAGAACGTGCTGCTGGTGACAGATGAAGAGAACGACGCCATTCACGTGGTGGATGTGAGCGGTGGGTGTCTGAGGTTTGTGCGCTACCTGGCCCCGGGCTGTCCCTGGCTGATCCAACCCACCGCCATCACTGTGGATCTCTCCGCTCGCCTGTGGCTGGCCTGCAGGGGTGGTACCATCATCTGTATGGAGCCCGTCGATACGTGA